A single region of the Fusarium fujikuroi IMI 58289 draft genome, chromosome FFUJ_chr05 genome encodes:
- a CDS encoding related to mitochondrial intermembrane space protein Mia40: protein MYRTTMRSASRPVIASLRSNTIRAAPRRFNSTATPADKSRSWKSSVARLGLAFGAVYYYNTSPIFADEAISKTVPAPAAFSDDDLPTVDSVLEEKRKQIKAKSEKPADSSKPSKPQQSNTQAAAADGSPAALEEEADQQGAFNPETGEINWDCPCLGGMADGPCGEEFKTAFSCFVYSTEEPKGMDCIEKFQGMQECFKKYPEIYGAELADDEEGAPTPDFGDEQPAPDARKAPATDKAPATDSKSLPGDSSAAAEPDQKAPSRATSNEAEKETLANGSRKVQDVATPIEKPHNPELWQDMHKSEVPVKEVFVEPSQAHDATAANAEIKIIEQEREAKKKAEKKQ from the exons ATGTATCGCACCACTATGCGATCGGCCTCGAGGCCTGTAATTGCCAGCCTGCGCTCGAACACGATCCGCGCTGCCCCTCGACGATTTAACTCGACAGCAACTCCCGCCGACAAGTCCCGATCATGGAAGAGCTCTGTGGCACGATTGGGTCTGGCTTTCGGTGCTGTCTATTACTATAACACAAGCCCCATCTTCGCTGATGAGGCTATCT CAAAAACGGTTCCCGCACCCGCTGCCTTTTCCGACGATGACCTCCCCACTGTCGACTCTGTCCTCGAGGAGAAGCGCAAacagatcaaggccaagagcgAGAAGCCCGCCGACTCATCAAAGCCCTCCAAGCCTCAACAATCCAACACTCAAGCCGCTGCCGCCGATGGATCACCTGCTGCCTTAGAAGAGGAGGCCGACCAGCAAGGCGCTTTCAACCCCGAGACTGGAGAGATCAACTGGGATTGCCCTTGCTTGGGTGGTATGGCCGACGGCCCCTGCGGCGAGGAGTTCAAGACTGCGTTCAGCTGCTTTGTGTACTCGACCGAGGAGCCCAAAGGTATGGACTGTATCGAGAAGTTCCA GGGCATGCAAGAGTGCTTTAAGAAATACCCAGAAATCTACGGCGCCGAGCTcgccgatgacgaggagggtgCTCCCACTCCCGATTTTGGCGATGAGCAGCCCGCCCCCGACGCTCGCAAGGCTCCTGCTACCGACAAGGCACCCGCTACCGACTCCAAGTCTCTCCCCGGAGATTCCTCTGCCGCAGCTGAGCCCGATCAAAAAGCTCCTTCCCGAGCGACTTCCAACGAAGCCGAGAAGGAAACCCTCGCTAACGGTTCGCGAAAGGTCCAGGATGTCGCTACCCCCATAGAGAAGCCGCATAACCCAGAGTTGTGGCAGGATATGCACAAGTCCGAGGTCCCTGTAAAGGAGGTTTTCGTTGAGCCTTCACAAGCGCATGATGCTACTGCTGCCAAtgctgagatcaagattATTGAGCAGGAGAgggaagccaagaagaaggcggagaagaagcagtag
- a CDS encoding related to acyl-coenzyme A:6-aminopenicillanic-acid-acyltransferase precursor: protein MNIAYNSALRQSKSLRAELSNLNSKPQASPSEIGNVSASIASFTKTLDEYQSLARQEIVPKKQEEGFERVKRFREDLSDFRTQVDSLKKVRDDAQHQANRTELLGRRPYNATPENPYANATTTNTHSAFQPRHPPQASALTTGSPDEMREAHAFREQNFFANTNQALDDYIARGQAVLGDLGQQREMLKSTQKRLYNVANTLGVSGDTIRMVERRAKEDKWIFFAGVLIFFLFCWLVLHFLR, encoded by the exons ATG AACATCGCCTACAACTCCGCCTTGCGGCAAAGCAAGTCTCTCCGCGCAGAGctctccaacctcaacagCAAACCTCAAGCATCTCCCTCCGAAATTGGCAACGTGTCCGCCTCAATCGCTTCCTTCACCAAGACCCTCGATGAATACCAATCCCTCGCCCGTCAGGAGATCGTtcccaagaagcaagaagaggGCTTTGAGCGAGTAAAGAGGTTCCGCGAAGATCTCTCCGACTTTCGAACTCAAGTCGATTCGCTGAAGAAAGTTCGTGATGATGCCCAACACCAGGCCAATCGCACAGAACTTCTTGGCCGAAGACCGTATAATGCTACACCCGAGAACCCTTATGCGAACGctacaacaacaaacacGCACTCTGCATTCCAGCCTCGACACCCACCTCAAGCCAGCGCCTTGACAACCGGCTCACCAGACGAGATGCGTGAGGCACACGCATTCAGGGAGCAGAACTTCTTCGCAAACACAAACCAAGCGTTGGATGACTACATTGCGCGCGGACAGGCTGTACTGGGCGATCTAGGCCAACAACGGGAGATGCTCAAGAGCACCCAGAAGCGACTCTACAACGTCGCCAACACCCTTGGCGTAAGCGGCGATACGATCCGTATGGTAGAACGACGGGCAAAGGAGGACAAATGGATCTTCTTTGCGGGCGTCTTGATATTCTTCCTGTTTTGTTGGCTGGTGCTCCATTTCTTGCGGTAG
- a CDS encoding related to THI80-thiamin pyrophosphokinase — MASKSFEWRPAKLLQDYNIGQDFALLILNQPLKNGVNLRKLWKNSSVRVAADGGANRLHKLSSFHGKYSNLQLIIGDLDSLTPQVRDFYSSQPSPATVIHDADQESTDFAKAINWIRKEHPEGIDIVALGGIGGRVDQGLSQLHHLYLFQNDPDYATGRLFLLSGSSLTFLLKAGSHQIQVREEGEEDAFGKHVGIIPLKEAANITTKGFEWDVENWHTEIGGKLSTSNHILPESQVVSVTTDKDVLFTVALKEGDGDDE, encoded by the exons ATGGCGTCCAAATCTTTCGAATGGCGTCCGGCAAAGCTGCTCCAGGACTATAACATAGGCCAGGACTTTGCGCTGCTCATTCTAAACCAGCCGTTGAAGAACGGCGTCAATTTGCGCAAGCTCTGGAAGAACT CTTCTGTGAGAGTAGCCGCCGATGGTGGAGCGAATCGCCTACACAAGCTGTCGTCTTTCCACGGAAAATAC TCTAACCTGCAACTCATCATTGGCGACCTCGACTCTCTCACCCCACAAGTCCGCGATTTCTACTCGTCGCAACCCTCCCCTGCGACAGTCATCCACGACGCTGACCAAGAGTCGACCGACTTTGCAAAGGCTATCAACTGGATTCGCAAGGAACACCCCGAAGGCATCGACATCGTCGCACTTGGAGGCATTGGGGGCCGAGTCGACCAGGGTCTTTCTCAGCTTCACCACCTGTACCTCTTCCAAAACGACCCCGATTATGCGACCGGTCGACTGTTTCTACTTTCCGGCTCAAGTTTGACATTCCTGCTCAAGGCTGGTAGTCATCAGATCCAGGTTCgcgaggagggagaggaagatgccTTCGGCAAGCATGTTGGTATCATTCCTCTCAAGGAGGCTGCCAACATCACGACAAAGGGCTTCGAGTGGGATGTCGAGAACTGGCATACTGAGATTGGTGGCAAGTTGAGTACTAGCAATCATATCCTGCCCGAGTCTCAGGTTGTTTCAGTGACGACGGACAAGGATGTGCTGTTCACAGTAGCACTCAAAGAAGGGGACGGCGATGACGAATAG